In Tolypothrix sp. NIES-4075, the following proteins share a genomic window:
- a CDS encoding response regulator: protein MKTVLIVEDDLINARVFSKILTKRGGLEVKHTENVEEVMKIASSGEADIILMDVSLSRSVYQGKSVDGIKITQMLKSDPQTANLPVILVTAHAMEGDRENFLKQSGADGYISKPVVDHQQFVDQIIALLPKQDN from the coding sequence ATGAAAACTGTTTTGATTGTCGAAGACGATCTGATTAATGCTCGTGTTTTTTCCAAAATTTTGACCAAGCGCGGTGGCTTGGAGGTAAAACATACTGAAAATGTGGAAGAGGTAATGAAAATTGCCTCTTCCGGTGAAGCAGACATTATTTTAATGGATGTTTCTCTCTCAAGAAGTGTTTACCAAGGTAAGTCTGTTGATGGTATCAAGATTACACAAATGTTGAAATCAGATCCACAAACAGCAAATTTACCTGTTATTTTGGTAACGGCACACGCGATGGAAGGCGATCGCGAGAACTTTCTCAAGCAAAGCGGTGCTGATGGTTACATCTCTAAACCAGTTGTTGACCATCAACAATTTGTTGATCAAATCATCGCACTGCTACCCAAACAGGACAATTGA
- a CDS encoding tetratricopeptide repeat protein has product MPKLVRLISLLVACGFWSLPYKAHAQALIPHTLQLDTAKLEQQGLSLAQEAAQLAQFQQTDMALPRARLATQLAPKNDKVWFLLGGLYLQNKQFDTAIAALNKAQSLNPKNADVQFALGSANFQQEKYQAAAEFYQAGLKLKPNDSEGLFDLGNAYYKLNRLPEAIAQYNKAVAADKKFWPAINNVGLINYEQGNIPSAIKQWQTAVALEKQAAEPLLALAVALYTKGDRASGLAMGEAALRIDDRYGDLTFLKDNLWGDRLLADTKKFLELPRIQDARQPKQTPSVNRQPQ; this is encoded by the coding sequence GTGCCCAAATTAGTTCGATTAATTTCGCTTTTAGTTGCCTGTGGTTTCTGGAGTTTGCCTTATAAAGCTCATGCACAGGCATTGATTCCTCATACACTGCAACTTGATACAGCTAAATTGGAGCAGCAGGGGTTGAGTCTGGCACAAGAAGCGGCTCAACTAGCGCAGTTTCAACAGACGGACATGGCTTTACCACGAGCAAGGCTGGCAACTCAACTTGCTCCTAAGAATGATAAAGTATGGTTTCTCTTAGGTGGCTTGTATTTACAAAACAAGCAGTTTGATACGGCGATCGCTGCTTTAAATAAGGCACAATCTCTCAACCCCAAAAATGCTGACGTTCAGTTTGCTTTGGGATCAGCTAATTTTCAGCAGGAAAAGTACCAAGCTGCGGCTGAGTTTTATCAAGCGGGTTTGAAGTTAAAACCCAATGATTCAGAGGGATTGTTTGATTTAGGGAATGCCTACTATAAGCTGAATAGATTGCCAGAAGCGATCGCCCAATACAATAAAGCAGTAGCCGCTGACAAAAAATTCTGGCCCGCGATTAACAACGTCGGGTTAATTAACTACGAACAGGGCAATATCCCCTCAGCAATCAAGCAATGGCAAACGGCAGTTGCCCTAGAAAAACAAGCCGCAGAACCTTTATTAGCATTGGCAGTGGCACTGTATACTAAAGGCGATCGCGCTTCCGGTTTGGCAATGGGAGAAGCTGCACTGCGAATTGACGATCGCTATGGTGATTTGACTTTCCTTAAGGATAATCTCTGGGGCGATCGCCTTCTAGCTGATACGAAGAAATTCCTCGAATTACCTCGCATTCAAGACGCTCGCCAGCCAAAGCAAACCCCGTCAGTCAATAGACAGCCGCAATAA